A segment of the Halovivax limisalsi genome:
TGATTGCGTACACACTTCCGAGACAAAAAGGTCTCGCACGCTCGCGGTACCGAGAGATAAATCCCTGCCCTGCTTCTGGTTTCGATCGTTCGGAGTGGGGACGCTGTCGTCACGGGTGGATGGCGCGACTGGTCCGGAGGAATCTCCGATGACGTCTCTCGGTACGGTCATGGGGGACCGGTCGGCCCACTCGACGGCCGAGCGCGAGTGCTATCGGTGTGATCGCGACGTGGCGACCGACGAGCTGTTTCGCGTGGTCGTCCAGCCGCCGGCCTCGTCGGAGCGGTTCGCGGCGGCCACGCGATTCTGCTGTGCCGATTGTGTGGCTGGCATGGGGATGCTGGAGTTCGCAGATCGGGTGGTGGATAGTAACGGATGAATGGAGGATTTCCCTTCGAAGGGCTCCCGAAGATTGTCCATCGCGTCGATCACAAACTATTCGAGAACGTCGATGAGACGAACGGATTCTATAAGGCCATCGAAATCGGCCGTACCCCCTTCGCCAGCGCGCTCGAGGCGGACAGTCACGAAAAGGGCTCTGTCGCCTCAGAGTTGTGGAGGCTCATCGCAACTCTGAGGAACGCTTATCAGACACCCACCCGTACGCACAGCCATGTCGAGCACGACCAGGTCAAACAACAACGAGGGCGTCGAATTCGTCCACGAGGACAACGGCCAAATTACGGCCGTCGACCTCGAAACCGGCGTCGCCTCCTACGGCGACACGAAATCCGAGGCTCTCACGATGCTCGCCGAAGCGCTTGAGCTTCACGAGGGCGGTGGCGAGCCCGTCACCGACGCCGATCTCGAAGCGTGGGGCCTCGATCCTGACGAAGTAGACGACAAACCACTTCCCGACTTCATGTCCTAACCGGTCAGACCGATGAGATTTTTATGTATTCTCTCCCTGTCTACCAGTAACTAAATGCCCAAAACGTCGTTCTCTGGCCGCGAGATTGCGAAAGTCCTCCAGAACCACGGATTTCGACGCGCCGGGCGAAAGGGAAGCCACCTCAAACTGCGCTACGAGCACCCAGTAACCAGAGAAGTACGGATAGTTACCGTTCCAATGAAGTCCGAAGACGAGATCCCGACCGGGACGCTCCAGTCGATCGCAAACCAATGTGGCGCAGAGGATTTCCACGCCTGGTGCGAGTGGATCGACGAGAACCGATAGAGTGTCAATCGAAGCCGAGTGACTCGATCCCGGCCTGGCTGCGGATCACACTCTTTTGGAAACCGAAACTTCCCCACCAGCAACGCCGGTGATCGGCGAGGCAATCTCGCGCAGGTAGACGTGGACGTGTTCGCTCGACGAATTCAGACGAAGGCACAGAACTCCCCTCCCTGAATCGAGGCGGCGACGGCGTCGGGGTGCGTTCCGAATCGAACTGCCCTCGAATTCTGAGGGAGCGCCGTCAGGACCTAATTCGCCAGAATACCGGCGAACTGGGCTCTCTCAACGTTTTTAGTTTCCCTCGGAATACGAGTTAAATCGGAATGGACTCGCCGGGATTTGAACCCGGGGCCTCTCCCATGCCAAGGGAGTGATCTACCACTGATCTACGAGCCCGCGGTCGCAGCAGGAATTTTTCTGCGGGTGTAGATAAACCCCTCGAAAGCGCGAGGCGGGCGCCAGGCGGTGACACGGACTCGGTCCCCTCCGATCATGATGCTACCCCTGCCCGTCTCCCTGGCGGATCGGGAGTCGGACGCGATCTGGCTGCTCGCTGAGACTCGATCGTTCGCTCCGTTCTCCGTCTGACCCGTTTTCGCCTTCGGTTCCGAGCCACGGTGTGTTTTCGGGCGCATCCCGTCTCCCGACCGTTCGTCCGCCTGAATCCGGTCTAGAAACCCTTTTGCCCCCTACCCCACAATACCTCGTTGGGAATCGCACGGCCGCAAATCTGACCCGTCGCGCCACGGCGTCCACCTCGGACCCGGATCGGTCTCTCGGCGCGAC
Coding sequences within it:
- a CDS encoding type II toxin-antitoxin system HicB family antitoxin is translated as MSSTTRSNNNEGVEFVHEDNGQITAVDLETGVASYGDTKSEALTMLAEALELHEGGGEPVTDADLEAWGLDPDEVDDKPLPDFMS
- a CDS encoding type II toxin-antitoxin system HicA family toxin, with the protein product MPKTSFSGREIAKVLQNHGFRRAGRKGSHLKLRYEHPVTREVRIVTVPMKSEDEIPTGTLQSIANQCGAEDFHAWCEWIDENR